From the genome of Kaistella daneshvariae, one region includes:
- a CDS encoding polyphosphate kinase 2 family protein yields MDLDFTDNFIVKDKISLNDFETEYKSKLEKEDGQQMLLEEKVKLRELQEKLYADGSKSLLIVLQAMDAAGKDSLIEHVFGGVNPQGCEVHSFKSPSEREYSHDFLWRHYLALPAKGKIGIFNRSHYESVLVCKVHPEYNLNEKVWDSVSDFDEKFWEERYESIRNFEKHLSENGTTVIKIFLHISKEEQKKRFLDRIDEQDKNWKFSMGDLPERALWDDYMKVYERAINETSKDHAPWFVIPADQKWFARVAAIQIIIDALEGMDLKFPKLSDTETAALQDAKKQLEDS; encoded by the coding sequence ATGGATTTAGATTTTACGGACAATTTTATAGTGAAAGATAAAATTTCGCTTAACGATTTTGAAACCGAATATAAAAGCAAACTCGAAAAAGAAGACGGTCAGCAGATGCTTCTTGAAGAGAAAGTAAAACTGCGTGAACTGCAGGAAAAACTCTACGCTGATGGCAGCAAATCTTTATTGATCGTGCTTCAGGCAATGGATGCAGCAGGAAAAGATTCACTCATCGAGCATGTTTTCGGCGGCGTAAATCCACAGGGCTGCGAAGTTCACAGTTTTAAATCTCCCTCCGAAAGGGAATATTCGCATGATTTTTTGTGGCGGCATTATTTAGCACTTCCTGCGAAAGGAAAAATCGGAATTTTCAACAGAAGCCATTATGAAAGTGTTTTAGTCTGCAAAGTTCACCCCGAATATAATCTAAACGAAAAAGTTTGGGATTCTGTTTCGGATTTTGATGAAAAATTCTGGGAAGAACGTTACGAAAGCATCAGAAATTTTGAAAAACACCTGTCAGAAAACGGTACCACCGTTATCAAAATCTTTCTTCACATTTCTAAAGAGGAACAGAAAAAAAGATTCCTTGACCGTATTGACGAGCAGGATAAAAACTGGAAATTTTCGATGGGCGATTTGCCAGAGCGTGCGCTTTGGGACGACTACATGAAGGTCTATGAAAGAGCCATCAACGAAACCTCTAAAGATCACGCACCGTGGTTTGTGATACCGGCCGACCAGAAATGGTTTGCGCGGGTGGCTGCCATCCAGATTATCATTGATGCTTTAGAAGGTATGGACTTGAAATTTCCAAAACTTTCCGATACCGAAACTGCAGCTTTGCAAGACGCGAAAAAACAACTGGAAGACTCATGA
- a CDS encoding ribokinase, with product MNITSEQPKIIVIGSSSIDLVLNTEHPPKPNETVMAEKSESFFGGKGANQAVATSRLGASVYFIGAVGMDPFGQQIMRNLVDEGVNVGYVVETEDASTGTAYVVAANGVNAIVVVPGANYCLQPQHVSEAEKLFSTADLILLQLEIPMETVEYAAKLAASNGKKMGLYASPAKKLSEEVINAATFIVAKSNELSIIFGDQPREEILRKYPNKLFVRDDTNSTTYFNGTEMKYYRNDHDSVLHKMGMGDAFAGGFAVALCHRNSIDDCVRFGNDVSLKVTKNRGSQRGLPYLKDILDE from the coding sequence ATGAACATTACTTCCGAGCAACCAAAGATCATTGTAATTGGCAGTTCTTCCATAGATTTAGTCTTGAATACCGAACATCCGCCGAAACCCAACGAAACGGTGATGGCTGAAAAATCCGAAAGCTTTTTTGGAGGTAAAGGCGCCAATCAGGCGGTAGCCACATCGCGTCTGGGCGCCAGCGTTTATTTTATCGGTGCTGTTGGTATGGATCCGTTCGGGCAACAGATTATGCGAAACCTGGTGGATGAAGGAGTGAATGTTGGTTATGTGGTGGAAACTGAAGATGCTTCAACGGGCACCGCTTATGTGGTTGCAGCAAATGGGGTAAACGCAATTGTAGTCGTTCCGGGCGCTAACTACTGCCTGCAACCGCAGCATGTCTCCGAGGCAGAAAAATTGTTCAGCACTGCAGATTTAATCTTGCTTCAGCTTGAAATTCCGATGGAAACAGTGGAATATGCTGCAAAATTAGCCGCTTCAAACGGCAAAAAAATGGGACTTTATGCGTCACCGGCGAAAAAGTTATCCGAAGAAGTCATCAACGCGGCAACATTTATCGTGGCGAAAAGCAATGAGCTTTCTATCATTTTCGGCGATCAGCCACGCGAGGAAATTTTGCGGAAATATCCAAATAAGTTATTCGTGCGCGATGACACCAATTCTACGACGTATTTCAACGGAACGGAAATGAAATATTACCGCAACGACCACGATTCTGTCCTACACAAAATGGGAATGGGCGATGCTTTTGCAGGTGGATTTGCTGTTGCGCTTTGCCACCGAAACTCCATTGATGACTGTGTTCGCTTCGGCAACGATGTTTCGCTAAAAGTAACCAAAAACCGCGGCTCCCAGCGCGGCTTGCCTTATCTGAAAGATATTTTGGACGAATAA
- a CDS encoding DUF1573 domain-containing protein, with product MKKIFAGLFLTASFALASAQTISFDKTTIDYGTVKLGEDGHRFFTVKNTGDKPLIISRVQAQCGCTTPEVPKDPIMPGKTAKLNVAYDTKIPGTFVKIIEVYSNDAENGRAVINIKGKVDPNAPAAATKALPASAVQKD from the coding sequence ATGAAAAAAATATTTGCCGGGCTTTTCCTTACTGCTTCATTTGCATTGGCATCAGCGCAAACTATTTCCTTTGATAAAACTACCATCGATTACGGAACCGTAAAATTAGGTGAAGACGGGCATCGTTTTTTCACCGTGAAAAATACCGGGGATAAGCCGTTAATTATTTCCAGAGTTCAGGCGCAGTGCGGTTGTACAACTCCGGAAGTTCCAAAAGACCCAATTATGCCGGGAAAGACAGCTAAATTAAATGTAGCTTATGACACCAAAATCCCGGGAACTTTTGTGAAAATTATCGAAGTGTATTCTAACGATGCTGAAAACGGACGTGCAGTAATTAACATCAAAGGTAAAGTTGACCCTAATGCACCAGCTGCAGCAACGAAAGCTCTTCCTGCAAGTGCGGTTCAAAAAGACTAA
- a CDS encoding DUF4241 domain-containing protein, giving the protein MKHIENIEKLFTKNFIENPLIETFEAGNLQVKSGHLTASDPMITAEMPAFATMFPHGSFPVLVHKEAESNCIAYVEVVFGNTPITSWKLAVAEGQNIDELQDGEIYGFQVESGMGCIMDVESQKDLNSLEQHLFHRKGEDFMGIYEEFFHEHFFQEDGAVNQYAFLKPHEEKDGNIFAFETGYGEGFYASYIGFDQNNNPVKLVCECIEII; this is encoded by the coding sequence ATGAAGCACATCGAAAATATCGAGAAACTTTTCACTAAAAACTTCATTGAAAATCCCTTAATTGAAACCTTTGAAGCTGGAAATCTTCAGGTTAAAAGCGGACACCTAACCGCTTCAGATCCGATGATCACCGCGGAAATGCCAGCTTTTGCTACCATGTTTCCACACGGAAGTTTCCCGGTTTTGGTGCACAAAGAAGCGGAAAGTAACTGCATTGCGTATGTGGAGGTGGTTTTCGGAAATACACCAATTACCAGCTGGAAACTTGCGGTCGCAGAAGGACAGAACATCGATGAGCTGCAGGATGGTGAAATCTATGGCTTTCAGGTGGAAAGTGGTATGGGATGCATCATGGATGTGGAGTCGCAAAAAGATCTTAACAGTTTGGAGCAACATTTGTTTCACCGGAAAGGGGAAGATTTTATGGGTATTTACGAGGAATTTTTTCACGAACATTTTTTTCAGGAAGACGGCGCCGTTAACCAGTACGCATTTCTAAAACCGCACGAGGAAAAGGACGGAAACATTTTTGCTTTTGAAACCGGCTATGGTGAAGGTTTTTATGCGAGTTATATCGGTTTCGACCAAAATAACAATCCCGTAAAACTGGTATGTGAATGTATTGAGATTATTTAA
- a CDS encoding mechanosensitive ion channel family protein produces MNYYEIIMNVLVRWYRTFVQATPKIVVGILVFLLFYAMSTYLSKISVRVFHKFFPKSKNRSVVTLIKVFKFLIVLAGAFIAMEIMGLGGFVFKFIGSLGVAGIVAGVALKDLVSSMFSGALVGIDKSFSEGDYVSIQNTTGVVEKIGFLTTKIITDEGKKVFVPNQLIFTAPFTNFSSSGQRKVFLNLQIANSQDLEKATEIILEEIKSFEFTDYTDQAQVIILKQSFGIFYLQARFFMQTGFDIMQVKSDALLKLKSRLQQEGIELAMQLPPYNHDDM; encoded by the coding sequence ATGAATTATTACGAAATCATTATGAACGTGCTGGTCCGCTGGTACCGCACATTTGTACAAGCCACCCCGAAAATCGTTGTCGGGATTTTGGTTTTTCTGCTTTTTTACGCCATGAGCACTTACCTGAGCAAAATTTCAGTAAGAGTGTTTCACAAATTTTTCCCGAAAAGTAAAAACCGCTCCGTCGTCACTCTAATCAAAGTTTTTAAATTTCTGATTGTCCTTGCCGGCGCATTTATCGCGATGGAAATTATGGGCCTCGGCGGGTTCGTCTTTAAATTTATCGGAAGTCTGGGTGTCGCAGGTATCGTGGCCGGTGTTGCGCTGAAAGATTTGGTTTCATCGATGTTTTCCGGCGCGCTTGTCGGGATTGATAAATCTTTTTCCGAGGGCGATTACGTTTCTATACAAAACACCACAGGTGTGGTAGAAAAAATCGGTTTTTTAACCACGAAAATCATCACCGATGAAGGCAAAAAGGTTTTCGTGCCGAATCAGCTGATTTTCACCGCCCCGTTCACCAACTTTTCTTCTTCCGGCCAGCGCAAGGTTTTTTTAAATTTACAAATCGCCAACAGCCAAGATTTGGAAAAAGCCACCGAAATTATTTTGGAAGAAATAAAAAGCTTTGAGTTTACCGATTATACAGACCAGGCACAAGTAATTATTTTAAAGCAGTCTTTTGGGATCTTTTATCTGCAGGCGCGGTTTTTCATGCAAACCGGTTTTGATATTATGCAGGTAAAAAGCGATGCGTTGCTAAAACTAAAATCACGATTACAGCAGGAAGGCATTGAACTTGCCATGCAGCTGCCGCCCTATAATCATGATGATATGTAG
- a CDS encoding DMT family transporter translates to MMKPRFALFIGILCISIFPVIVRMNLTSGLISAFYRMAIATAVILPIAICKGKLKLESLKTLFPIAVCGVLFASDIAVWNISIQNSSATQATLLTNLSPIWVGIFSLLFLNFRPRKSFWLGTIFALLGMAIFVGIETILNLQLDAAFFLGILSGVLYALYILVSKTVLEKMEVITFITYSMIFSTVYLFFVNVILREQFLGFSEKAWISLFVQGIVCQLIAWLLISYATQKMRPTRVSLSLLSQAIFATILAAIFVDEKITVHQMFGTLIILTGIAVTFYEKKIIAADGK, encoded by the coding sequence ATGATGAAGCCCAGATTTGCTTTATTTATAGGCATTTTATGTATTTCCATTTTTCCTGTAATTGTACGGATGAATCTTACGTCGGGTTTGATTTCGGCTTTTTACCGGATGGCAATTGCAACTGCTGTTATTTTACCGATTGCAATTTGCAAAGGCAAACTAAAGCTTGAAAGTTTAAAAACGCTTTTTCCAATCGCGGTTTGCGGTGTTTTATTCGCTTCGGATATAGCCGTTTGGAATATTTCAATTCAGAATTCTTCGGCAACGCAGGCCACTTTATTAACAAATTTATCACCCATTTGGGTCGGAATTTTCTCACTTCTTTTCCTGAATTTCCGTCCGCGGAAAAGTTTTTGGCTGGGGACGATATTTGCGCTGCTGGGAATGGCAATTTTTGTAGGAATTGAAACGATTTTGAATCTCCAGCTTGACGCTGCTTTTTTTCTCGGGATTCTCTCTGGTGTTTTGTATGCGCTGTATATCTTGGTAAGCAAAACCGTTTTGGAAAAAATGGAAGTCATTACATTTATCACCTACAGCATGATTTTCAGTACGGTTTACCTCTTTTTCGTTAATGTAATTTTGCGCGAACAGTTTTTGGGATTTTCAGAAAAAGCCTGGATTTCTCTTTTCGTACAGGGAATTGTCTGCCAGTTAATCGCGTGGTTGCTCATCAGTTACGCTACGCAGAAAATGCGGCCTACGCGCGTTTCATTGAGTTTGTTGAGTCAGGCCATTTTTGCCACAATTTTAGCGGCTATTTTCGTTGATGAAAAAATTACGGTACATCAGATGTTCGGGACTTTGATAATTCTTACCGGGATTGCAGTTACTTTTTACGAAAAGAAAATAATTGCAGCAGATGGAAAGTAA
- a CDS encoding zinc ribbon domain-containing protein produces the protein MFFFIAGNTKKLVGQETRKINKNGFMVNAEIKIYKNYITLFFIPLIPLGKKYSIYIPHSDEYYEQNYFSKMPEEYLEICKEVGRKY, from the coding sequence ATGTTCTTTTTCATCGCAGGAAATACCAAAAAATTAGTCGGTCAGGAAACCAGAAAAATCAACAAAAATGGTTTTATGGTGAATGCTGAGATTAAGATTTATAAAAATTACATTACGTTATTTTTCATCCCGCTTATCCCGCTTGGCAAAAAATACAGCATTTATATTCCGCATTCGGATGAATATTACGAGCAAAATTATTTCTCGAAAATGCCGGAAGAATATCTGGAAATCTGCAAAGAGGTGGGCAGAAAATATTAG
- a CDS encoding DUF423 domain-containing protein translates to MKNTTLIIGAVYGLVSIILGAFGAHALKKIISVEKLVSFETGVRYQMYAALFLLIVGYILKFETPTEKWISILMILGTFIFSVSIYLLAFSEVAAIPSKFIGPVTPLGGLLMIISWAMLIFYFTKNKM, encoded by the coding sequence ATGAAAAATACAACGCTGATTATTGGAGCGGTTTACGGTTTGGTTTCCATTATTTTAGGCGCTTTTGGTGCGCATGCTTTAAAGAAAATCATTTCGGTGGAGAAACTGGTGAGTTTTGAAACCGGCGTAAGATATCAAATGTATGCCGCACTTTTTTTACTGATTGTGGGTTATATTTTAAAGTTTGAAACGCCGACAGAAAAATGGATTTCCATTTTGATGATTCTCGGAACATTTATTTTTTCGGTAAGTATTTATCTTTTGGCGTTCAGTGAAGTGGCGGCAATTCCGTCGAAGTTTATTGGGCCGGTGACGCCGCTTGGTGGTTTGCTGATGATTATTTCATGGGCAATGCTTATTTTCTATTTTACTAAAAATAAAATGTAA
- the sucC gene encoding ADP-forming succinate--CoA ligase subunit beta yields MNLHEYQSKEILAKYGVNIQRGFIANNVDEAVEAANKLTELNGNEGWVVKAQVHAGGRGKGGGVKFSPNIEKLKENAGNIIGMQLVTPQTSAEGKKVNFVLVAEDVYYPGETETQEFYVSILLDRAQGKNMIVYSTEGGMDIEHVAEVTPHLIHNEVVDPGVGLQGFQARKIAFNLGLSGAAHKDFVKFITSLYNAYVGIDASLFEINPVLKTSDNRIIAVDAKVSLDDNALFRHKDLAELRDTREEDATDVEAGEAGLNFVKLDGDVACMVNGAGLAMATMDIIKLSGGNPANFLDVGGTADAERVQKAFGIILKDPNVKAILINIFGGIVRCDRVAQGIVDAYKAMGSLPVPLIVRLQGTNAIEAKQLIDDSGLPVHSVITLEEAANKVKEVLGN; encoded by the coding sequence ATGAATCTTCACGAGTACCAATCGAAAGAAATTTTGGCAAAATACGGCGTAAATATCCAACGCGGTTTTATCGCAAACAATGTGGACGAAGCTGTAGAAGCAGCAAACAAGTTGACAGAACTGAACGGTAACGAAGGCTGGGTGGTAAAAGCACAGGTTCACGCAGGTGGCCGTGGTAAAGGCGGCGGCGTAAAGTTTTCCCCGAATATTGAAAAATTGAAGGAAAATGCCGGAAATATTATCGGAATGCAGTTGGTGACTCCACAAACTTCTGCGGAAGGTAAAAAAGTGAACTTCGTTTTGGTAGCAGAAGATGTGTATTACCCGGGTGAAACGGAAACTCAGGAGTTTTATGTTTCTATCCTTTTAGACAGAGCTCAGGGAAAAAATATGATCGTTTATTCTACCGAAGGTGGAATGGATATTGAGCACGTAGCGGAAGTTACCCCACACCTGATTCACAATGAAGTGGTTGATCCGGGTGTTGGTTTGCAAGGTTTCCAGGCGAGAAAAATCGCGTTTAACCTTGGTTTATCTGGTGCTGCACATAAAGATTTTGTGAAATTCATCACTTCATTATATAACGCTTATGTTGGCATTGATGCAAGTTTGTTTGAAATCAACCCGGTTTTGAAAACTTCTGACAACAGAATTATCGCAGTTGATGCAAAGGTTTCTTTGGATGACAACGCGCTTTTCCGTCACAAAGATTTGGCTGAGTTGAGAGACACAAGAGAAGAAGATGCAACTGACGTTGAAGCGGGTGAAGCTGGTTTGAACTTCGTGAAACTGGACGGTGATGTTGCCTGTATGGTAAACGGTGCGGGACTTGCGATGGCGACTATGGATATCATTAAATTATCTGGTGGTAACCCAGCAAACTTCCTGGACGTTGGTGGAACTGCTGACGCGGAAAGAGTTCAGAAAGCTTTCGGAATTATTTTGAAAGATCCGAACGTGAAAGCAATCTTGATTAATATTTTTGGTGGTATCGTTCGTTGCGACCGTGTTGCTCAAGGTATTGTAGATGCTTATAAAGCGATGGGAAGTTTACCAGTTCCTTTGATCGTGCGTTTGCAAGGAACTAATGCGATTGAAGCGAAACAGCTCATCGATGATTCTGGTTTGCCGGTGCATTCTGTAATCACTTTGGAAGAAGCTGCAAATAAAGTAAAAGAAGTTTTAGGAAACTAA
- a CDS encoding valine--tRNA ligase, with amino-acid sequence MQISDKYSPRETEQKWYNYWLENKYFHSEPNEKPPYTIVIPPPNVTGILHMGHMLNNTIQDILVRRARMQGFNACWVPGTDHASIATEAKVVAKLKEEGIKKSDISRDEFLKHAWGWTDKYGGTILEQLKKLGCSCDWERTRFTMEPKLSEQVVKSFVDLYRKGLIYRGYRIVNWDPEAKTNISDEEVIFKEQNGKLFYLKYKIEGTEEFLTVATTRPETIFGDTAVCINPNDEKYAHLRGKKVIVPIVDRVIPIIEDDYVDMEFGTGALKITPAHDTNDYEIGKRHQLPMIDSLDDDANLNEHGQHYAGKNRFVVRKEIVKELEENGLLLKAEDYVNKVGTSERTGAIIEPKVSVQWFLKMSELAQPALDVVMNDEVKFHPEKFKNTYKHWMENIRDWNISRQLWWGQQIPAYYFGSGDEDFVVAENIDEALILAREKAKNSDLQISDLKQDEDALDTWFSSWLWPMSVFDGLIDPENKDINYYYPTSDLVTGPDIIFFWVARMIMAGLEYRQEVPFKNVYFTGIVRDKQRRKMSKSLGNSPDPIELIEKYGADGVRVGILLSSAAGNDLLFDEDLMLQGRNFATKVWNSNKLIQGWQKNADLAANKSDLQAIEWFGNQMDKTIAEIADQFEKFRISDALHLLYKLIWDDFCSWYLEAVKPNFGEPISAEVYNQTIQYFEELMKLLHPFMPFLSEELWQNIAERSPLEALVIAQQKQAENFDGILIKTFEISKEIISGVRNYRQTKGISPRESVEVFTNADSFENEELILKLANIAAINFNEKTDKPTFSFLVGAIEVSIPLSEKLDLAEEKNKTEEEIKYLKGFLISVEKKLSNEKFMAGAPQKVVDIELKKKQDAQDKLNLLEEKLKSLS; translated from the coding sequence ATGCAGATTTCAGATAAATATTCGCCGCGGGAAACCGAGCAAAAATGGTATAACTACTGGCTGGAAAATAAGTATTTCCATTCCGAGCCAAATGAAAAACCACCGTACACCATCGTGATTCCGCCGCCTAACGTTACCGGGATTCTGCATATGGGACACATGCTGAACAATACCATTCAGGATATTTTGGTGCGCCGCGCGCGGATGCAGGGATTTAATGCCTGCTGGGTACCGGGAACCGACCACGCATCCATTGCAACTGAAGCAAAAGTGGTGGCAAAACTGAAAGAAGAAGGTATTAAAAAATCAGATATTTCGCGTGACGAATTCCTGAAACACGCATGGGGCTGGACCGACAAATATGGCGGAACTATTTTGGAACAGCTGAAAAAGCTGGGCTGTTCCTGCGATTGGGAACGCACGCGTTTTACCATGGAACCGAAACTTTCCGAACAGGTTGTGAAATCATTCGTCGATTTATACCGAAAAGGTTTAATCTATCGCGGTTACCGAATTGTAAACTGGGACCCGGAAGCGAAAACCAATATTTCTGATGAAGAGGTAATTTTCAAAGAGCAAAACGGCAAATTATTTTATTTAAAATATAAAATCGAAGGAACTGAAGAATTTCTAACCGTTGCCACCACGCGTCCGGAAACCATTTTTGGCGATACTGCGGTTTGCATCAATCCTAATGATGAAAAATATGCCCATTTAAGGGGTAAAAAAGTAATCGTGCCGATTGTGGACCGTGTGATTCCAATCATCGAAGACGATTATGTTGATATGGAGTTCGGAACCGGCGCGCTGAAGATCACGCCTGCACACGATACCAACGACTACGAAATCGGAAAACGCCACCAGTTGCCGATGATCGATTCTTTGGATGATGACGCGAATTTGAATGAACACGGCCAGCATTATGCAGGCAAAAACCGCTTTGTAGTCCGCAAAGAAATTGTAAAAGAATTAGAAGAAAATGGTCTTTTGCTGAAAGCTGAAGATTACGTTAATAAAGTCGGAACTTCTGAAAGAACCGGCGCCATCATCGAACCCAAAGTTTCGGTGCAGTGGTTTTTAAAAATGTCGGAACTCGCACAGCCCGCGTTGGATGTGGTGATGAACGACGAGGTGAAATTTCACCCGGAAAAGTTCAAAAATACCTATAAACACTGGATGGAAAACATCCGGGACTGGAATATTTCGCGCCAGCTTTGGTGGGGACAGCAAATTCCGGCTTATTACTTTGGGAGCGGAGATGAAGATTTCGTAGTTGCTGAAAACATCGACGAGGCTTTAATCTTAGCACGTGAAAAGGCAAAAAATTCAGATCTTCAAATTTCTGATTTGAAACAGGACGAAGATGCCTTGGACACCTGGTTTTCTTCCTGGTTGTGGCCGATGTCAGTTTTTGATGGTTTGATTGATCCGGAAAACAAAGACATTAATTATTATTATCCAACCTCTGATTTGGTTACCGGTCCGGATATTATCTTTTTCTGGGTCGCACGAATGATTATGGCAGGTTTGGAATACCGCCAGGAAGTTCCCTTCAAAAATGTGTACTTCACCGGAATTGTCCGGGATAAGCAAAGACGCAAAATGTCTAAATCGCTTGGAAATTCTCCGGATCCGATTGAATTGATAGAAAAATATGGTGCGGACGGTGTTCGTGTTGGGATTTTATTGAGTTCCGCAGCTGGTAACGATTTGCTTTTCGATGAAGATTTAATGCTTCAAGGTCGGAATTTTGCTACAAAAGTCTGGAATTCGAATAAACTGATACAAGGTTGGCAAAAAAATGCCGATTTAGCAGCAAATAAATCCGATTTGCAGGCGATTGAGTGGTTCGGAAATCAAATGGACAAAACCATTGCAGAAATTGCCGATCAGTTTGAAAAATTCCGGATTTCAGATGCGCTGCACCTGTTATATAAACTCATCTGGGACGATTTTTGTTCCTGGTATTTGGAAGCGGTAAAGCCAAATTTTGGTGAACCGATTTCTGCTGAGGTTTACAATCAAACCATTCAGTATTTTGAAGAATTAATGAAATTGCTTCATCCTTTTATGCCGTTTTTATCAGAAGAACTTTGGCAAAATATTGCAGAAAGAAGTCCGCTAGAAGCTTTGGTTATTGCCCAGCAAAAGCAAGCTGAAAATTTTGACGGCATTTTGATCAAAACTTTCGAAATTTCAAAAGAAATTATTTCCGGCGTTAGAAATTACCGCCAGACAAAAGGAATTTCTCCGCGCGAAAGTGTAGAAGTTTTCACCAATGCGGATTCTTTTGAAAATGAAGAACTTATCCTGAAATTGGCCAATATAGCGGCCATCAATTTTAATGAAAAAACCGACAAACCTACTTTTTCATTTTTAGTTGGTGCCATTGAAGTTTCAATTCCCCTTAGTGAAAAGCTGGATTTAGCGGAAGAAAAAAACAAAACCGAGGAAGAAATTAAATATCTGAAGGGATTTTTAATCTCAGTTGAAAAGAAACTTTCAAACGAAAAATTCATGGCAGGCGCACCTCAAAAAGTGGTTGATATTGAACTGAAGAAAAAGCAGGACGCGCAGGACAAATTAAACCTGTTGGAAGAAAAACTAAAATCTCTATCATGA
- a CDS encoding phosphatidylserine decarboxylase: MNIRKNTRNGLLITIFSTLIFLLALFPVPAQNPIKYVERSSGEIKIENVYGENWLNWLYHNPVGQATLWAVAKRKIVSSIYGDMMDDPSSSEEIMPFVKEYKVDLSIAQEKKFSSFNDFFVRKLKPEARPINQDSLVVTSPADGKILAYQNLKNSDFYIKGVKFNVASFLDDATLAKKYEDGAMIVFRLAPPDYHRYHFPVSGTAPQTNTKIDGDYYSVNPLALRKKAEIFWLNKREFGVIKSPIFGDVIMSEVGATMVGSMIQTYKNTAVKKGEEKGYFKFGGSTVVLFFEKDKINLDADLLKNTEKGLETTIKMGEQIAVKK, encoded by the coding sequence ATGAACATTAGAAAAAATACCCGAAACGGGCTCCTCATCACAATTTTCAGCACGCTAATTTTCCTGCTCGCACTCTTTCCGGTTCCGGCGCAAAACCCCATTAAATATGTGGAGCGCAGCAGCGGCGAAATTAAAATCGAAAATGTGTACGGCGAAAACTGGCTCAACTGGCTTTATCACAATCCCGTGGGACAGGCTACCTTGTGGGCAGTTGCCAAGCGAAAAATTGTTTCCTCCATTTATGGCGACATGATGGACGATCCCTCCTCCTCGGAAGAAATTATGCCTTTTGTAAAAGAATACAAAGTAGATCTCAGCATTGCGCAGGAAAAAAAGTTCAGCAGTTTCAACGATTTTTTTGTCCGAAAGTTGAAACCCGAGGCGCGTCCAATCAATCAAGATTCTCTGGTCGTAACTTCGCCAGCCGACGGTAAGATTTTAGCCTATCAAAACCTAAAAAATTCAGATTTCTACATCAAAGGTGTAAAGTTTAATGTAGCTTCATTTTTGGACGACGCCACTTTAGCAAAAAAATATGAAGACGGCGCCATGATCGTTTTCCGCCTCGCACCACCGGATTATCACCGCTATCATTTTCCGGTCAGCGGTACTGCACCGCAAACCAATACAAAAATTGATGGTGATTACTATTCAGTAAATCCATTAGCCCTGCGAAAAAAAGCGGAAATATTCTGGCTCAACAAACGTGAATTTGGTGTAATTAAAAGTCCAATTTTCGGCGATGTTATTATGTCGGAAGTTGGCGCTACCATGGTCGGCAGCATGATTCAAACTTATAAAAATACGGCGGTAAAAAAAGGTGAAGAAAAAGGCTATTTTAAATTTGGCGGCTCCACGGTGGTTCTTTTCTTTGAAAAGGACAAAATAAACCTCGATGCTGATTTGCTAAAAAACACCGAAAAAGGCCTGGAAACCACCATAAAAATGGGTGAACAAATTGCCGTGAAAAAATAA